In Molothrus aeneus isolate 106 chromosome 4, BPBGC_Maene_1.0, whole genome shotgun sequence, the following are encoded in one genomic region:
- the JADE1 gene encoding protein Jade-1, which yields MKRHRLPSSSEDSDDNGSLSTWSQHSRSQRRRTSCSRDEDRKPSEVFRTDLITAMKLHDSFQLNPDEYYVLADPWRQEWEKGVQVPVSPGTIPEPVARVVSETKAVTFTRPRKFIVSSGAEPPELGYVDIRTLADSMCRYDLNDVDVAWLQLANEEFKEMGMLELDEYTMERVMEEFEQRCYDNMSHAIETEEGLGIEYDEDVVCDVCQSPDGEDGNEMVFCDKCNICVHQACYGILKVPEGSWLCRTCALGVRPKCLLCPKKGGAMKPTRSGTKWVHVSCALWIPEVSIGSPEKMEPITKVSHIPSSRWALVCSLCNEKVGASIQCSVKNCRTAFHVTCAFDRGLEMKTILAENDEVKFKSYCPKHSSTKKADAETLSESPAQENRNGIQDTSLPAHMDPFHSMDQNQEEAHRVSLRKQKLQQLEDEFYTFVESLEVARVLRLPEEPVEFLYQYWKLKRKSNFNKPLITPKKDEEDNLAKREQDVLFRRLQLFTHLRQDLERVRNLTYMVTRREKIKRSVCKVQEQIFNSYTKQLEQERVSGVPSSLSSMESTVLFNSPSLGPDAPKIEDLKWHSAFFRKQMGTSLAHSLKKPHKRDRVRDRSGNDSKSLLGQPSPREGGAAPGSFFSFDKPLAETRIASAQQKNGVVLAEHRKRRDNRPQCEGTKAELKEKTSKHNHKPLRPTELSQRQLENKRAVNHSGGRSAAPGTRRDIVPKCNGGLVKVNSNQTVVKVPTTPTSPGKNWGGFRIPKKGERQQQGESLEEACRQNSGYPYLGVGRVAAKERTKSKLKPDSENDGYVPDAEMSDSEPEVAEKKCRQQRLSPSSSIGRRTDIIRRSILAT from the exons GTCTGTCTACCTGGTCCCAGCATTCCAGATCTCAGCGTCGCAGGACTTCGTGCTCCAGAGATGAAGACCGGAAACCTTCTGAG GTGTTCAGAACGGACCTGATCACTGCCATGAAGTTACATGACTCCTTCCAGCTGAACCCTGATGAATACTATGTGCTGGCAGATCCCTGGAGGCAGGAGTGGGAAAAGGGAGTTCAGGTGCCAGTTAGCCCAGGGACCATCCCAGAACCAGTAGCCAG AGTGGTGTCTGAGACAAAAGCCGTCACCTTCACGCGGCCCAGGAAATTCATCGTGTCCTCGGGCGCGGAGCCGCCGGAGCTGGGCTACGTGGACATCCGGACCCTGGCGGACAGCATGTGCCGCTACGACCTCAACGACGTGGACGTGGCGTGGCTGCAGCTGGCCAATGAGGAGTTCAAAGAAATGG GGATGCTGGAGCTGGATGAGTACACCATGGAAAGGGTGATGGAGGAGTTTGAGCAGCGCTGCTACGATAACATGAGCCATGCCATCGAGACAGAGGAAGGGCTGGGCATCGAATACGACGAGGACGTTGTCTGTGACGTCTGCCAGTCTCCAGATGGAGAGGACGGCAATGAAATGGTGTTCTGTGACAAATGCAATATCTGTGTGCACCAG GCGTGCTACGGGATCCTGAAGGTGCCCGAGGGCAGCTGGCTGTGCCGGACCTGCGCGCTGGGCGTCCGGCCCAAGTGCCTGCTGTGCCCCAAGAAGGGCGGCGCCATGAAGCCCACCCGCAGTGGCACCAAGTGGGTGCACGTCAGCTGTGCTCTCTGGATCCCAGAG GTGAGCATCGGAAGCCCCGAAAAAATGGAACCCATCACAAAAGtttcccacattcccagcagTAGGTGGGCACTGGTGTGCAGCCTTTGCAATGAAAAAGTTGGAGCTTCTATACAG TGTTCAGTGAAGAACTGCAGAACAGCCTTTCACGTCACCTGCGCCTTTGACCGCGGCTTGGAGATGAAGACCATCCTGGCAGAGAACGACGAGGTGAAGTTCAAGTCCTACTGTCCCAAGCACAGCTCCACCAAGAAAGCGGATGCTGAGACTCTGAGTGAAAGCCCAGCTCAGGAGAACAGGAATGGGATTCAGGACACCTCCCTTCCTGCCCACATGGACCCTTTCCACAGCATGGATCAAAACCAGGAGGAGGCCCACAGGGTGAGCCTCCGCAAGCagaagctccagcagctggaggacgAGTTCTACACCTTCGTTGAGTCTTTGGAAGTGGCCAGAGTGCTGCGGCTGCCTGAGGAGCCCGTGGAATTCCTTTACCAGTACTGGAAACTGAAGAGGAAATCCAATTTCAATAAGCCTTTGATTACCCCAAAGAAGGATGAGGAGGACAATCTGGCTAAACGGGAGCAGGATGTTCTGttcaggaggctgcagctcttcacACACCTCCGGCAGGACCTGGAGCGG GTGCGTAACCTCACTTACATGGTGACGCGGAGAGAAAAAATCAAGAGATCTGTTTGCAAAGTTCAGGAACAGATATTCAACAGCTACACAAAGCAGTTGGAACAAGAAAGAGTTTCAG GTGTGCCTTCCTCACTCTCCTCCATGGAAAGCACGGTGCTGTTCAACAGCCCGTCGCTGGGCCCCGACGCCCCCAAGATCGAGGACCTGAAGTGGCATTCTGCGTTCTTCAGGAAGCAGATGGGCACATCTCTGGCCCACTCCTTGAAGAAACCCCACAAGAGGGACAGGGTAAGAGACAGGTCTGGGAACGACAGCAAatccctgctgggacagcccagcccaagGGAAGGaggtgcagctccaggcagctttTTCAGTTTTGACAAGCCCTTGGCCGAGACGCGGATCGCGTCGGCGCAGCAGAAGAACGGCGTCGTTCTAGCAGAGCACAGGAAGAGAAGGGACAATCGCCCACAGTGTGAGGGGACGAAGGCAGAGCTGAAGGAAAAGACTTCTAAACACAACCACAAACCCTTGAGACCCACAGAACTCTCTCAGAGgcaactggaaaacaaaagggCTGTCAACCACTCCGGTGGGAGGTCAGCAGCGCCTGGCACTCGGAGGGATATAGTGCCTAAATGTAACGGGGGTCTGGTCAAAGTGAACTCTAATCAGACAGTAGTTAAAGTGCCTACCACGCCCACGAGCCCGGGGAAAAACTGGGGCGGATTCCGAATTCCAAAGAagggggagaggcagcagcagggggagagcctggaggaggccTGCCGCCAGAACTCGGGCTACCCCTACCTGGGCGTGGGCAGAGTTGCAGCCAAGGAGAGGACAAAGAGCAAGTTAAAGCCTGACAGTGAGAACGATGGTTACGTCCCCGACGCCGAAATGAGCGACTCGGAGCCAGAAGTGGCTGAGAAGaagtgcaggcagcagaggctcagccccagcagcagcatcgGCAGGAGGACGGACATTATCCGGAGGAGCATCCTGGCCACCTGA